One Lactobacillus sp. CBA3606 DNA segment encodes these proteins:
- a CDS encoding MupG family TIM beta-alpha barrel fold protein: MLGFSVYLNQSLDTHQFNQMASLQQAGFTGVFTSLHIPEEDATQYLARLKALGAACQRLGLTLTADVSAAGMQRMGLAIENPNDMLALGVTTLRIDDGVEMATIAALSQQLPIALNASTITTANILALKAADANFDHLEAWHNYYPRPETGLDEAWLKAKNQWLQAQGFTTMAFVAGDAERRGPIKAGLPTLECDRTRQPLAAALNLLRHDHVDRVYIGDPALSCRVRHQFEQYFKNDILQLTGRTTVPAVYDQLWHNRIDVARDVVRLVEGRQRLTAITPVSPVSRPIGAITIDNEAYGRYVGELQLVKRGLAPDQRVNVVGQISAADVALLPLIGGNQAVKIIKEEPNQ, translated from the coding sequence ATGCTTGGTTTTTCGGTTTATTTGAATCAGTCATTAGATACGCACCAGTTTAATCAAATGGCCAGCTTGCAACAAGCCGGCTTTACCGGTGTCTTCACCTCGTTACATATTCCTGAAGAGGATGCGACGCAATATTTAGCACGGCTCAAGGCTTTGGGTGCGGCCTGCCAGCGGTTAGGTCTAACGTTGACCGCTGATGTGTCGGCGGCGGGGATGCAACGGATGGGACTGGCTATTGAGAATCCCAACGACATGCTGGCATTAGGCGTCACTACTTTAAGAATTGATGATGGTGTTGAAATGGCAACTATTGCAGCCCTGTCACAGCAACTCCCGATTGCGCTGAATGCAAGTACAATTACGACAGCCAATATTTTAGCGTTAAAAGCGGCCGATGCCAATTTTGATCATTTGGAAGCTTGGCACAACTATTATCCACGCCCTGAAACGGGATTAGATGAGGCCTGGCTGAAGGCGAAGAATCAATGGTTACAAGCACAAGGCTTTACAACTATGGCATTTGTTGCCGGTGATGCTGAGCGACGTGGTCCTATTAAGGCGGGGTTACCGACGTTAGAATGTGATCGTACTCGTCAGCCATTAGCCGCAGCCTTAAATTTGTTACGGCATGATCATGTCGATCGTGTCTATATTGGGGACCCAGCACTGAGTTGTCGAGTTCGCCACCAATTCGAACAGTATTTTAAAAATGATATTTTACAATTAACCGGTCGAACGACTGTCCCAGCGGTGTATGATCAGCTTTGGCATAATCGGATTGATGTGGCGCGTGATGTGGTGCGGCTCGTTGAAGGTCGTCAACGGTTGACTGCGATTACGCCTGTATCGCCAGTTAGTCGACCGATTGGCGCCATTACCATTGATAATGAAGCTTATGGTCGTTATGTTGGCGAATTACAACTGGTTAAACGCGGGTTAGCACCAGATCAACGAGTGAATGTTGTGGGTCAAATCAGTGCTGCAGACGTGGCATTATTACCATTAATTGGTGGTAATCAGGCCGTGAAGATAATTAAGGAGGAACCTAACCAATGA
- the murQ gene encoding N-acetylmuramic acid 6-phosphate etherase, which yields MNLSHLTTETRNQKTMALDTMPVADVLTLMNQEDQKVPAAITKVLPQVETAVKNIIKSFQAGGRLFYIGAGTSGRLGVLDAAECVPTFGTEPEMVQGLIAGGMTAMTVAVEGAEDSKAFGKQDLVTAHLTANDTVVGIAASGRTPYVIGGLDYAKTVGAATVSLACNSGALISEHADTAIEVDAGPEILTGSTRLKSGTAQKLVLNMLSTVSMIGIGKVYQNLMVDVKPTNEKLVERAKRIIMQATDCSSTTATTAFTAADQDVKLAIVMVLTDLDHDEAAKRLRAGQGFVRKAI from the coding sequence ATGAATTTAAGTCACTTAACTACTGAAACACGTAATCAAAAAACGATGGCGCTCGATACCATGCCGGTTGCGGATGTTTTAACTTTAATGAATCAGGAAGATCAAAAGGTACCGGCAGCGATTACAAAAGTTTTACCCCAAGTTGAAACCGCTGTCAAAAATATTATTAAAAGTTTTCAAGCTGGTGGTCGCTTATTTTATATTGGCGCTGGTACTAGTGGGCGTTTAGGCGTATTAGATGCTGCGGAGTGTGTACCAACCTTTGGGACTGAACCCGAGATGGTCCAAGGCCTAATCGCTGGTGGTATGACTGCCATGACCGTCGCAGTCGAAGGTGCAGAGGATTCTAAAGCATTTGGCAAACAAGATCTTGTCACTGCGCATTTAACCGCTAATGATACGGTTGTAGGGATTGCCGCGAGTGGTCGGACACCTTATGTGATTGGTGGTTTAGATTATGCCAAGACGGTGGGGGCCGCAACAGTGAGCTTGGCCTGTAATTCTGGGGCGCTTATTAGTGAGCATGCGGATACCGCCATTGAAGTGGATGCTGGTCCTGAAATTTTGACAGGGTCAACCCGTTTGAAGTCAGGAACGGCCCAAAAATTAGTCTTGAATATGTTGTCGACGGTTTCAATGATTGGTATTGGTAAGGTTTATCAAAACTTAATGGTCGATGTTAAACCCACCAATGAAAAATTGGTTGAACGTGCTAAGCGCATCATCATGCAAGCCACAGATTGTTCAAGTACAACAGCAACGACGGCGTTTACCGCAGCAGATCAAGATGTAAAATTAGCAATCGTGATGGTCTTGACGGATTTGGATCATGATGAGGCGGCTAAACGATTACGGGCTGGTCAAGGTTTCGTTAGGAAAGCAATTTAA
- a CDS encoding MurR/RpiR family transcriptional regulator: MTNILFTIHSRLADFSKADQKIGRYILKHAHAVITMSTAELATAAGVSTATVVRFGKAIIPDGGYPALKLKLSAETNVDQKLYAEINPQDSLTAVKSKLALRVSHTIEETNVVLENAALKKASQLLAQAQNIYVFGIGASDVVASDFQQKFMRVGKSVMHAADGHLVAVGLTTQKAHAVLVLVSNSGEKAEGQQLAELAKTVAVPIIVLTRNAKSPLGQLADVVLLNDDSEENQTARSAATTSLLAQLYVVDLLYYTYIKADYQTHIQQLIESRDAIQEHF, translated from the coding sequence ATGACTAATATTTTATTTACCATTCATAGTCGGTTAGCCGATTTTTCTAAAGCGGATCAAAAAATTGGGCGTTATATTCTAAAACATGCGCATGCCGTGATTACGATGAGTACCGCTGAATTGGCAACCGCTGCTGGAGTTAGCACAGCGACAGTCGTGCGCTTTGGTAAGGCGATTATCCCAGATGGCGGTTACCCAGCTTTAAAATTAAAATTATCTGCTGAAACGAATGTTGATCAAAAATTGTATGCTGAAATCAATCCGCAAGATAGTTTGACGGCGGTTAAGTCCAAGCTAGCATTACGGGTATCACATACTATTGAAGAAACTAATGTGGTGTTAGAAAATGCCGCATTAAAAAAAGCCAGTCAATTATTGGCACAAGCACAAAATATTTATGTTTTTGGCATTGGCGCCTCTGATGTGGTGGCGTCTGATTTCCAACAGAAGTTTATGCGGGTCGGTAAATCGGTGATGCATGCGGCCGATGGTCACTTGGTGGCAGTCGGCTTGACAACACAGAAAGCCCATGCGGTCTTGGTGTTAGTATCAAATTCAGGTGAAAAAGCCGAAGGGCAACAATTAGCGGAACTAGCCAAAACCGTTGCGGTCCCGATTATTGTTTTAACACGCAATGCCAAAAGCCCACTGGGCCAATTGGCAGACGTTGTTTTACTGAATGATGATAGTGAGGAAAATCAAACGGCGCGGAGTGCGGCGACAACATCGTTATTAGCGCAACTTTATGTAGTGGATTTGCTGTATTATACGTACATTAAAGCTGATTATCAAACGCATATCCAACAACTAATTGAGTCACGAGACGCTATTCAAGAACATTTTTAA
- a CDS encoding PTS glucose transporter subunit IIA, with protein sequence MFGLKKKNKLVRLGAIATGQLMPITAVTDQVFSQKMMGDGFAITPSTGQIVAPAAGEIKTIAATKHAIMMTTATGLELMLHLGLDTVELNGAPFTVQVKVGDQVQLGTPLVTMDLAAIQAAGKATTVMTVVTNMDQVTNLTAANNQAITAGEVAVEATLA encoded by the coding sequence ATGTTTGGACTTAAAAAGAAAAATAAATTGGTTCGTTTAGGGGCCATTGCCACAGGTCAATTAATGCCAATTACCGCGGTTACTGATCAAGTGTTTTCACAAAAGATGATGGGCGATGGCTTTGCCATTACGCCTAGTACCGGTCAAATTGTAGCGCCGGCTGCTGGTGAGATTAAAACAATTGCGGCTACGAAACATGCGATTATGATGACTACGGCGACTGGCTTGGAATTAATGCTCCATTTAGGGTTAGATACGGTTGAATTAAACGGTGCGCCGTTTACGGTTCAAGTTAAAGTTGGCGATCAAGTACAACTAGGAACGCCACTGGTGACGATGGATTTGGCAGCCATTCAAGCCGCCGGAAAAGCGACGACAGTGATGACCGTTGTGACTAATATGGATCAAGTGACTAACCTCACTGCAGCCAATAATCAAGCGATTACGGCCGGCGAAGTTGCTGTTGAAGCGACTTTGGCCTAA
- a CDS encoding NFACT RNA binding domain-containing protein: MSFDGLFTHAMVTELHENLLNGRITKIHQPYQNELILTIRSNGKNWPLLLSADPTYPRVQVTQIPYVNPAVPTNFAMMMRKYLQGAILTGIKQVANDRVVHFTITTRNELGDAEQLTLIIEIMARHSNVILVDNQTGKILDVIKHVGADQNRYRLLLPGATYIEPPKQDKVNPFIANQDFLELVKQYPNQEVLAQQLQQHYQGLGRDSSLQLAADLHQTGDVSAHYQAFLAQFDQPKATLLTLANRKTMFAAGPYPFFGSKTRQFDSLSALLDFYYQDAAQRERVQQQAGNLVRVVRNDLKKNRNKFKKLQQTLVNTKQADELRLKGEILTTYLHEVKRGMTEISLPDYYHDNVPLKIALSNQLSPSRNAQKYFSRYQKQKNAVIYVGEQLTLTQAEIDYLDNVQTQIELATPADITEIREELTQQGYLKARKTKKKARRRQPIQPQKFVASDGTEISVGKNNRQNDQLTLKTARKSDYWLHTQKIPGSHVIIHSNTPSEQTLTEAANLAAYFSKARDSATVPVDYVQVNRIRKPNGAKPGLVIYEGQKTLYVSPDADLVEALAVKK; this comes from the coding sequence ATGTCTTTTGATGGATTATTTACCCATGCCATGGTCACCGAATTACACGAAAATTTATTAAATGGCCGCATTACTAAAATTCACCAGCCTTATCAAAATGAGTTAATTCTAACGATTCGTTCGAATGGTAAAAATTGGCCGTTATTGTTATCGGCTGATCCTACCTATCCACGGGTGCAAGTGACGCAAATTCCATACGTTAACCCAGCGGTCCCGACTAACTTTGCCATGATGATGCGCAAATATCTCCAAGGTGCTATTTTAACTGGTATTAAACAAGTGGCTAATGACCGGGTCGTCCACTTTACAATTACCACCCGTAACGAGTTAGGTGATGCTGAACAGCTCACTTTAATCATTGAAATTATGGCTCGTCACAGTAATGTTATTTTGGTTGATAATCAAACGGGTAAAATTTTAGATGTCATTAAACACGTTGGGGCGGATCAAAATCGCTACCGGCTACTGCTACCAGGGGCAACTTATATCGAGCCACCTAAACAAGATAAAGTTAATCCTTTCATCGCGAATCAGGATTTTCTGGAATTGGTTAAGCAATACCCCAATCAAGAAGTTTTAGCTCAGCAACTGCAACAACATTATCAAGGACTTGGCCGTGATAGTTCCCTTCAATTAGCGGCTGATTTACATCAAACCGGCGATGTCTCGGCTCACTATCAGGCTTTCTTGGCGCAATTCGATCAGCCAAAGGCCACCTTATTGACCCTTGCTAACCGCAAGACGATGTTTGCTGCCGGGCCTTACCCATTTTTCGGCTCGAAAACGCGCCAGTTTGACTCATTGAGTGCGCTGTTAGACTTTTATTATCAAGATGCCGCCCAACGGGAACGCGTGCAGCAGCAGGCTGGTAATTTAGTTCGGGTCGTACGAAATGATTTAAAGAAAAACCGCAACAAATTCAAAAAGTTACAACAAACACTAGTTAATACTAAACAGGCCGATGAACTACGACTCAAAGGTGAGATCTTAACGACTTATTTACACGAAGTCAAACGGGGCATGACTGAAATCAGTCTACCAGACTATTATCATGATAATGTTCCTTTAAAGATTGCCTTATCTAATCAATTATCGCCTTCACGTAATGCTCAGAAATATTTTTCGCGCTATCAGAAACAAAAGAATGCCGTAATTTATGTTGGCGAACAGTTAACACTAACTCAAGCTGAAATTGATTATTTGGACAATGTTCAAACTCAAATTGAATTAGCGACCCCGGCTGACATTACCGAAATTCGTGAAGAACTAACGCAACAGGGCTATTTAAAGGCTCGTAAGACTAAGAAGAAAGCCCGGCGTCGCCAACCCATCCAGCCTCAAAAATTCGTGGCTAGTGATGGCACCGAAATCTCTGTTGGTAAAAATAACCGGCAAAATGATCAATTGACATTAAAAACTGCCCGCAAGAGTGATTATTGGTTGCATACGCAAAAGATTCCCGGCTCACATGTCATTATTCATTCAAACACGCCTAGTGAACAGACCTTAACTGAAGCAGCCAATCTAGCGGCCTACTTCTCAAAAGCTCGTGACTCGGCTACAGTTCCAGTCGACTATGTTCAAGTCAATCGCATCCGCAAACCTAATGGTGCTAAGCCTGGGCTCGTTATTTACGAGGGACAAAAAACATTATATGTCTCACCAGACGCTGACTTGGTTGAAGCATTGGCTGTAAAAAAATAA
- a CDS encoding MarR family transcriptional regulator produces the protein MKSSLAALAATAKQQTAVLKKITKAQGITVAEWQLLTKLLAGFDTQEKLAIEMQLDTSTLSRQLASLVKKEKLSKQAVGRDRRQLIYTMTTTGQQAVDVVATDYATYEAAVFDKWPQDEQNLLRILLNRLNKSVERTLVD, from the coding sequence ATGAAATCGAGTTTAGCAGCCTTGGCAGCCACCGCCAAGCAACAGACCGCCGTCTTGAAAAAAATTACGAAAGCCCAGGGAATCACGGTGGCTGAGTGGCAATTACTCACTAAATTATTGGCTGGGTTTGATACACAAGAGAAGTTAGCGATTGAAATGCAACTAGATACATCGACGTTGAGTCGACAACTCGCTAGCTTGGTAAAAAAAGAAAAACTGAGTAAGCAAGCGGTTGGGCGGGATCGCCGGCAGTTGATCTATACGATGACGACCACGGGTCAACAGGCAGTCGACGTGGTTGCAACTGATTATGCGACCTATGAAGCAGCTGTTTTTGATAAATGGCCGCAAGATGAGCAAAACTTATTACGAATTCTATTGAACCGGCTAAATAAATCGGTTGAGCGGACTTTAGTCGACTAA
- a CDS encoding DegV family protein — protein sequence MKIAVVTDSTSYLTPQEVADNDIHVVPIPVIIDGKVYQEGVDITTEEFYANMKSFKSFPSTSQPAVGEMIEFYNRLGDAGYDAVISIHLASTISGFYNSLEKMRDAVDRVKLYPYDSQITVRLMGYLALEAACMAKAGHTVAEILARLDDLRASMGEYFIVDDLQNLVRGGRLSNASAFIGSVLRIKPILTFNEKHEIVAFEKVRSTKKAIARVEQLFAEAQAKLNYPLRAIIVQGNNLEAAQAWKEKLQQQYPDMPIDITYFGPVIGTHLGDKSLALAWLKDIDKAY from the coding sequence ATGAAGATTGCTGTTGTTACTGACAGCACTAGCTATTTGACACCGCAAGAGGTTGCTGACAACGATATTCATGTTGTGCCGATTCCGGTTATTATAGATGGAAAAGTGTATCAAGAAGGCGTCGATATTACGACGGAGGAATTCTACGCTAATATGAAGTCCTTTAAGTCATTTCCAAGTACGTCACAACCAGCTGTTGGTGAAATGATTGAATTTTACAATCGTTTAGGCGATGCTGGCTATGATGCAGTGATTAGTATCCATTTGGCCAGTACTATTTCAGGGTTTTATAATAGTCTTGAAAAGATGCGTGATGCGGTTGATCGGGTCAAGCTTTACCCTTATGATTCGCAAATCACAGTTCGACTAATGGGATACTTAGCACTAGAAGCAGCTTGCATGGCTAAAGCTGGTCATACGGTGGCTGAGATTTTAGCGCGTTTGGATGATTTACGGGCTTCTATGGGCGAGTACTTTATTGTAGATGATTTACAAAACCTCGTGCGTGGGGGCCGGTTATCTAATGCATCCGCTTTTATTGGCAGTGTTCTACGCATTAAGCCAATTTTAACTTTTAATGAAAAGCATGAAATTGTGGCGTTTGAGAAAGTGCGGTCAACTAAAAAAGCAATCGCACGAGTTGAGCAACTATTTGCTGAAGCGCAAGCTAAGCTGAATTACCCGTTGCGAGCAATTATTGTCCAAGGCAATAATCTAGAAGCGGCGCAAGCTTGGAAAGAAAAACTTCAGCAGCAATATCCGGACATGCCGATTGATATTACGTATTTTGGACCGGTGATTGGGACACACTTAGGTGATAAATCATTGGCGTTAGCTTGGCTGAAAGATATTGATAAGGCGTATTAA
- a CDS encoding GNAT family N-acetyltransferase, whose protein sequence is MTIIFSKAPYNRAAAMALRQAVFVEERGIAAQVEFDDKDDDQRLYAVAYAQPSLPVATLRLEPQANQVMRFGRVCTRKSYRGRGLGQQLLAAAEKWAVEHGYTQGLIHGELTAQSFYERCGYTVAVGTFAEDGAPVVSLHKDL, encoded by the coding sequence ATGACAATTATTTTTTCAAAGGCACCTTATAATCGGGCCGCTGCAATGGCATTACGACAAGCTGTTTTTGTGGAGGAACGTGGTATCGCTGCGCAGGTTGAATTTGACGACAAAGATGATGACCAGCGCTTATATGCGGTGGCTTACGCACAGCCGTCATTACCGGTGGCAACCTTACGCTTAGAACCACAAGCTAATCAAGTGATGCGATTTGGGCGCGTTTGTACCCGGAAAAGTTATCGGGGACGTGGTCTGGGACAACAGCTATTAGCGGCTGCTGAAAAATGGGCTGTCGAACACGGGTATACGCAAGGTCTGATTCATGGTGAGTTGACCGCACAATCTTTTTATGAACGTTGTGGGTATACTGTCGCAGTCGGGACGTTCGCTGAAGATGGCGCACCGGTGGTTAGTTTGCATAAAGATCTTTAG
- a CDS encoding DUF975 family protein gives MGMKTRAELKQEVKQLFKGRWKNAILLCIVVSLLSMFGVLSNYSSRINHSDSLSDNHQMVTALFDKITMQELITALVAFLVVLLIELVFAFIVRIFAVGTSYSMLDWVRQPDREIHAVSDSTVGFTKKYAWPIIALQILQGVLTLLWGLLLIVPGIIKSFAYSQTFYVYKDMLAATPAGQPRPRFRDAITRSRQLMHGHKFEYFVLQLSFIGWAILSIMTFGIGQLWLTPYRYGVFANYYQNLVDLAA, from the coding sequence ATCGGAATGAAAACTCGAGCTGAGCTCAAACAAGAAGTTAAGCAATTATTTAAAGGGCGTTGGAAGAATGCCATTTTACTTTGTATTGTGGTTAGTCTGCTTAGTATGTTTGGTGTTTTATCTAATTATTCAAGCCGGATTAATCATTCAGACAGTTTAAGTGACAACCACCAAATGGTAACTGCGCTATTTGATAAGATTACGATGCAAGAGCTGATAACGGCTTTAGTGGCCTTCTTAGTGGTCTTATTAATTGAATTAGTCTTTGCTTTCATTGTTCGTATTTTTGCGGTTGGGACGTCTTATTCAATGCTCGATTGGGTTCGCCAACCAGACCGTGAAATTCATGCAGTTAGTGATTCAACAGTTGGCTTTACCAAAAAATATGCTTGGCCAATTATCGCCTTACAAATTCTTCAAGGTGTTTTGACGTTATTGTGGGGGCTATTATTAATCGTACCTGGGATTATCAAGTCCTTCGCGTATTCACAGACCTTCTATGTGTATAAAGATATGTTGGCAGCAACGCCGGCCGGGCAGCCACGACCACGTTTTCGTGATGCGATTACCCGTAGTCGTCAGTTAATGCACGGACATAAGTTTGAATACTTTGTCTTACAATTGAGTTTTATCGGTTGGGCGATTCTTAGCATCATGACCTTTGGCATTGGCCAACTCTGGTTAACGCCATATCGTTATGGGGTTTTTGCTAATTATTACCAAAACCTAGTGGACTTAGCCGCTTAA
- a CDS encoding RNA-binding protein, whose protein sequence is MNQNVEVKYPAIFRDEGTYWDVRFPDVPAAQTFGSSVQVAADNAANALAVALFGQALPAASDPQYWRLASTEFVVWITMANVEFGPDSASSPSLK, encoded by the coding sequence TTGAATCAAAATGTTGAAGTGAAATATCCAGCTATTTTTCGCGATGAAGGGACCTATTGGGATGTTCGTTTCCCGGATGTGCCAGCAGCCCAGACTTTTGGCTCAAGTGTGCAAGTGGCAGCTGATAACGCAGCCAATGCGCTAGCGGTTGCTTTGTTTGGACAAGCCTTACCAGCAGCATCGGATCCGCAATATTGGCGGTTAGCCTCCACGGAATTTGTTGTTTGGATTACCATGGCTAACGTTGAATTTGGACCAGATTCGGCGTCATCACCATCGCTTAAATAG
- a CDS encoding DUF4931 domain-containing protein, translating into MQAHPLIFDTNIAKDKPENIRHPHNDCPFCDPTQLTDVLAQTADRIWLMNKFPTLQATWQTIVIETADHQGDIATYSPAQNQAVFAFALKNWQAAIASQRFESVLLYKNFGPHSGGSLRHPHMQIVGLNDVDGYANITPANLSGYPVLTDGDLSVTVSDQPVMGFVEFNVTTAWTAHARLADAVQKVVQYVLNDYFNGRCDSYNLFFYPDGDRVVCKIDPLFNVSPYYIGYRLSQADTPNRMREIAAAVRQRFQA; encoded by the coding sequence TTGCAAGCACACCCATTGATTTTTGATACTAATATTGCAAAAGATAAACCTGAAAATATTCGGCATCCGCATAACGATTGTCCGTTTTGTGATCCAACACAGTTGACTGATGTGTTAGCGCAAACGGCAGATCGTATCTGGCTCATGAATAAGTTTCCAACATTACAAGCAACTTGGCAGACGATTGTGATTGAAACTGCTGATCATCAAGGGGACATTGCCACGTATTCGCCAGCGCAAAACCAAGCTGTTTTTGCATTTGCTTTGAAAAATTGGCAAGCAGCGATTGCGAGTCAACGGTTTGAATCCGTATTATTGTATAAAAATTTTGGTCCCCATTCAGGTGGGAGCTTGCGACATCCGCACATGCAGATTGTTGGGTTAAATGACGTTGATGGTTATGCCAATATCACGCCAGCTAACCTATCTGGCTATCCGGTATTAACGGATGGGGATCTAAGTGTGACCGTTTCTGATCAACCCGTGATGGGGTTTGTTGAATTTAACGTCACCACCGCTTGGACCGCGCATGCACGCTTAGCGGATGCTGTTCAAAAAGTGGTTCAATATGTTTTGAATGATTATTTTAATGGTCGCTGTGACAGTTATAATCTATTTTTCTATCCAGACGGTGACCGCGTGGTTTGCAAGATTGATCCATTATTTAATGTCTCACCTTATTATATCGGCTACCGGTTATCACAGGCAGATACGCCGAATCGCATGCGTGAGATTGCGGCTGCTGTTCGGCAACGGTTTCAAGCGTAA
- a CDS encoding DUF960 domain-containing protein: MFDQDAERYATFGLVAKLPSSVIDQIWQIIDEDLKGVVTLSQVLQFALIERHGTVTVVFDDQHDSILEFDLPDDYQRAFPETIAVLDDGHYQTMMLLAELSA; encoded by the coding sequence ATGTTTGATCAAGATGCAGAGCGATATGCCACGTTTGGCCTGGTCGCAAAATTGCCTAGTTCAGTGATTGATCAGATTTGGCAAATCATTGATGAGGATTTAAAAGGTGTCGTGACCTTATCACAGGTGTTACAATTTGCGTTAATTGAACGCCATGGGACTGTCACCGTCGTTTTTGATGATCAGCATGATTCGATTTTAGAATTTGATTTACCGGATGATTATCAACGGGCTTTTCCAGAAACGATTGCAGTCTTGGATGATGGCCATTATCAAACGATGATGTTATTGGCGGAATTATCAGCCTAA
- a CDS encoding DUF368 domain-containing protein, with the protein MQTKQTDSFIKRFFKGVIIALGFILPGVSGGVLAAILGIYERLLGFMAHFRQNFKRDFLYFVPVGLGGIVGIALLSAPLAYLLAHAQVIVLWGFAGAIIGTLPALAQTASAKTPRDGIDYLWFFGTLLISSGLLYFMSELFGPLPANFGGFVIAGVLIALGVLVPGLSPSNLLLILGLFTPMLTGFKRFDLLGTYLPIALGGILAMLLFSKGMDYLIHRFHSRVYHFILGIVVASTMLILIPNPHAAESIVYTGVTTTTLLISLAACLIGVGLGYWMSRLETKYK; encoded by the coding sequence ATGCAAACTAAACAAACTGACAGCTTTATCAAACGATTCTTCAAAGGGGTCATCATTGCCTTAGGCTTTATCCTCCCCGGCGTTTCTGGTGGTGTTTTAGCCGCAATTCTTGGTATTTACGAACGTCTACTAGGCTTTATGGCTCATTTTCGTCAAAATTTCAAACGCGACTTTTTGTATTTTGTCCCCGTTGGTCTGGGTGGCATTGTTGGAATTGCATTGTTATCGGCGCCTTTAGCCTATTTATTAGCTCACGCTCAGGTGATTGTCTTATGGGGTTTTGCTGGCGCAATCATCGGCACCTTACCCGCATTAGCTCAGACCGCTAGCGCTAAAACACCACGCGATGGCATTGACTACCTCTGGTTTTTCGGCACTTTATTAATCAGTAGCGGGTTGTTATACTTTATGAGTGAGTTATTTGGACCCTTACCTGCCAACTTTGGTGGCTTCGTTATCGCCGGGGTCCTGATTGCTTTAGGCGTATTGGTCCCAGGCCTAAGCCCATCCAACTTATTGCTAATTCTAGGCCTCTTTACGCCAATGCTAACTGGTTTCAAGCGCTTTGACCTGTTAGGCACCTATTTGCCAATTGCGTTGGGTGGCATCTTAGCCATGTTACTCTTCTCCAAAGGGATGGATTATTTGATTCATCGCTTTCATTCACGGGTGTACCACTTTATTTTAGGGATTGTCGTAGCTAGCACAATGCTAATTTTAATCCCTAATCCGCATGCCGCCGAAAGTATTGTTTATACCGGCGTGACCACCACGACACTTTTAATCAGTCTAGCCGCCTGCTTAATTGGCGTAGGATTGGGTTACTGGATGAGTCGTTTAGAAACCAAATACAAATAA